One part of the Actinotignum schaalii genome encodes these proteins:
- a CDS encoding SdrD B-like domain-containing protein — protein sequence MQKLRTGAARSRVAAHRLITGAVAALIAAVVAVGGAIPLTAPAMAANVRVTTNGDNAAHTTGDNTNATGDNTENSENAERAAEAASARLEVAVAEPADQKTNGVKSGALASYDVQWSCAGVQGQCENTTLSVTIPGLVDSISNTDQLPLTHVSATNSSHDQSAVPVREGDTYTWKLGTVPVGTTGAMRVQVRPENLRWPEGEAIHPKVAGETNGLVADPVELATPVHATPTIAVRKFAPESQPAIGGQYTYTITAGYEGAFNTNENKFKDPGTGTPGLMGLTEIRLVDTLPEGAEFVRATNDGTYDPATRTVTWVVPGSPVVRAIEDYRVTVAFPAGTFAEGASATNNVQATGTPLDPKHAAVTATDSVTRQLQNLRAEGNFRKTANKPVTQRDGEASWDISWSNTGNVPLRVHVADNLPCRYVSPETPGACATPALRNVKAGLVRPLRKNVPAKVTYTTTSGKQLSVVVDPTTTRDFDLPVPAGEEITSIALDVDVFNGERSDITLEIRGTVVTDFPADVHNGTTAPDGATYSSAPRYEVPTLENRAVVTAQSLDFAGNPTPDLPAKITTRESAAQVAIVDGYPTYGVSKTSHLGGQMVGNLDTKPGELFQTGQTYTFGLGFYTGKGAKLYPVIMDLLAPGMEYDPTQKITTSANWPATLPLDKMRVETEMKTVDGKQRQLVRFTWPNDGAGAGNGAGTGEGTGDGANGAAGTPGSAGDYFAPPSTGDQSRSNSSEMVLYFGAKITAATEPGENTNDMILADAKRPNLGTAVAPNQCIRNWWARTDSRKLTDNLDGLNRPEARGCTTSTKFNVAGLPALAGKNYVKGDVDTEFQANPNYGTVSPASNAELKLDLVNNGNAGVSGVVAYDVLPYPGDHGVSGANTPENERGSTWRPRLNGPLTFGEGTPQPTSVLYSTSINPCRGEVMELGAAQDSSPQNCEPGTWKTAEELGGDFSQVRAFRVEFPQDAKLTRADTWTINANVTAPAAARGIAWNSYAVTGKNAETGAPVMPTEPAKVGLTMPFDLDLTKENIHAKSADLSVLSEKVAADAAHAGLAEGVQLADIEKQNETERWATGSVVEYVVRAKNAGPGFATGVEITDMLPKGVTYVGYWSTNGGYDAATGTWSINDTVTEVVDPHTGDPVEGADPSATDDAYLRFTHERGIAPGSEEVLHLYAVVDETARSQQVCNEALTPAKDRLDSKGQKFAGTKANACLTVGVNLGDRIFEDTNNNGADDPGEPGLAGVTVKVFRPGDTEPFITTTTDASGKYLVRGLEPGTYSVVVDRATLPKREGTWETTHVREGSGDKEKASSGEITLSTADVLDADFGFHYVAPVPPVPPQPPVPPEPPVPPAPEPTTPEPTTPAPVPSPTTTAPAPQPTTDRAQPDPEPTPSVTATEPAPPAPEPQPTTPEPTPTTTAPAPGPQPTSPEPNAPEPTVPAPSSPEPSTPEQTTPAPSTPVPTASTTAPAPQPSASTDGPAASSTPSVNPTPPAQAGSGPRLPHTGAGVLGAAGAVLALLASGVLVLRRRGE from the coding sequence ATGCAAAAATTAAGAACGGGAGCGGCGCGTTCGCGAGTCGCGGCGCACCGGTTGATCACGGGTGCGGTGGCAGCGCTTATTGCCGCCGTCGTCGCGGTGGGCGGAGCGATTCCGCTGACCGCGCCGGCCATGGCCGCGAACGTGCGAGTCACAACGAATGGTGATAACGCCGCACACACCACCGGCGACAACACCAACGCCACCGGCGACAACACTGAAAACTCCGAAAACGCCGAGCGCGCCGCGGAAGCGGCCTCGGCCCGCCTGGAAGTCGCGGTGGCCGAACCCGCCGACCAGAAAACCAACGGCGTGAAATCCGGCGCCCTGGCCAGCTATGACGTGCAATGGTCCTGCGCCGGCGTGCAAGGTCAATGCGAGAACACCACTCTCAGCGTGACTATCCCCGGCCTGGTCGATTCCATTTCGAATACCGATCAGCTCCCTCTCACCCACGTGAGCGCCACCAATTCTTCCCACGACCAATCCGCAGTCCCGGTGCGCGAAGGTGATACCTACACCTGGAAGCTGGGCACCGTGCCGGTGGGAACCACCGGCGCCATGCGCGTGCAGGTACGCCCGGAGAACCTGCGCTGGCCCGAAGGCGAAGCGATCCACCCGAAGGTGGCCGGCGAAACAAACGGCCTGGTAGCTGACCCGGTGGAACTGGCCACCCCGGTGCATGCCACCCCCACCATCGCGGTCCGTAAATTCGCTCCCGAATCCCAGCCGGCCATCGGCGGCCAGTACACCTACACCATTACCGCCGGTTACGAAGGCGCCTTCAATACCAACGAAAACAAATTCAAGGATCCGGGCACCGGCACACCCGGCCTCATGGGCCTCACCGAAATCCGCCTGGTCGATACCCTGCCCGAAGGCGCGGAATTCGTACGCGCCACCAATGACGGCACCTACGACCCGGCCACCCGCACCGTCACCTGGGTGGTTCCCGGCTCACCCGTTGTGCGCGCCATCGAAGATTACCGCGTCACGGTAGCCTTCCCCGCCGGCACCTTCGCCGAAGGTGCCAGCGCCACCAACAACGTGCAAGCCACCGGCACCCCGCTCGATCCCAAACACGCGGCCGTCACCGCCACCGATTCCGTGACTCGCCAGCTGCAAAACCTGCGTGCCGAAGGCAATTTCCGCAAAACCGCCAATAAGCCCGTGACCCAGCGCGACGGGGAAGCCAGCTGGGATATTTCCTGGTCGAATACCGGGAATGTGCCGCTGCGCGTGCACGTGGCCGATAACCTGCCCTGCCGCTACGTCTCCCCGGAAACGCCCGGTGCCTGCGCCACCCCGGCCCTGCGCAATGTCAAGGCCGGCCTGGTCCGTCCGCTCCGTAAGAATGTCCCGGCGAAAGTCACCTACACCACCACGAGTGGGAAGCAGCTGAGCGTCGTCGTCGACCCAACTACCACACGGGATTTTGACCTCCCCGTTCCCGCGGGAGAGGAGATCACCTCCATCGCCCTGGACGTGGATGTATTCAACGGTGAACGGAGCGATATCACGCTGGAAATCCGCGGAACCGTGGTGACGGATTTCCCCGCCGATGTGCATAACGGCACCACTGCGCCCGACGGCGCTACCTACAGCTCCGCCCCGCGCTACGAGGTCCCCACGCTGGAGAATCGCGCCGTCGTGACCGCGCAGTCTCTCGATTTTGCCGGCAACCCGACCCCGGACCTGCCCGCGAAAATCACCACGCGGGAATCCGCGGCGCAGGTCGCGATTGTGGACGGCTACCCCACCTACGGGGTGTCGAAAACATCGCACCTGGGCGGCCAGATGGTCGGCAACCTCGACACCAAGCCCGGCGAACTCTTCCAAACCGGCCAGACCTACACCTTTGGGCTGGGCTTCTACACCGGCAAGGGCGCCAAGCTCTACCCGGTGATCATGGACCTGCTCGCCCCCGGCATGGAATACGACCCCACGCAGAAGATCACCACTTCCGCGAACTGGCCGGCCACCCTCCCGCTCGACAAAATGCGGGTGGAAACCGAAATGAAAACCGTGGACGGCAAACAGCGCCAACTGGTGCGTTTCACCTGGCCGAACGACGGCGCGGGCGCAGGCAACGGCGCCGGTACCGGCGAAGGTACGGGCGACGGCGCTAACGGCGCCGCGGGCACACCCGGCAGCGCGGGCGACTACTTCGCCCCGCCCAGCACCGGGGACCAAAGCCGCTCCAACTCCTCGGAAATGGTGCTTTACTTCGGTGCGAAAATAACCGCGGCCACCGAGCCCGGCGAAAACACCAATGACATGATCCTTGCGGATGCCAAGCGCCCCAACCTGGGCACCGCCGTCGCCCCGAACCAGTGCATCCGCAACTGGTGGGCGCGCACGGACAGCCGCAAACTCACCGATAACCTCGACGGCCTCAACCGCCCCGAAGCGCGCGGCTGCACCACCTCCACGAAGTTCAACGTGGCGGGCTTGCCGGCGCTCGCGGGTAAGAATTACGTGAAGGGCGACGTCGACACCGAATTCCAAGCCAACCCGAATTACGGGACCGTTTCGCCGGCCTCCAATGCCGAACTCAAGCTGGACCTGGTCAATAACGGTAATGCGGGGGTCTCCGGCGTGGTGGCTTACGATGTGCTGCCCTACCCGGGTGATCACGGCGTGAGCGGCGCTAACACCCCGGAAAATGAGCGTGGCTCCACGTGGCGCCCGCGCCTCAACGGCCCGCTGACCTTCGGGGAAGGAACCCCGCAGCCCACCTCGGTGCTGTACTCCACCTCGATTAACCCGTGCCGCGGTGAAGTCATGGAGCTGGGCGCCGCCCAGGATTCCAGCCCGCAGAATTGCGAGCCGGGTACCTGGAAGACCGCCGAGGAACTGGGCGGGGACTTCTCCCAGGTGCGTGCTTTCCGGGTGGAATTCCCGCAGGATGCCAAACTCACCCGCGCGGATACCTGGACGATCAACGCCAATGTGACGGCCCCGGCCGCCGCCCGTGGCATCGCCTGGAATAGCTACGCGGTGACCGGCAAGAACGCCGAAACCGGCGCGCCCGTGATGCCGACCGAACCGGCCAAGGTGGGGCTGACCATGCCCTTCGACCTGGACCTCACCAAGGAAAATATTCACGCGAAATCCGCTGATCTCAGCGTGCTGAGCGAGAAGGTTGCCGCAGATGCCGCGCACGCCGGCCTGGCCGAGGGTGTGCAGCTCGCCGATATCGAGAAGCAGAACGAAACCGAGCGCTGGGCTACCGGCTCCGTGGTGGAGTACGTGGTGCGCGCCAAGAACGCCGGCCCCGGCTTCGCCACCGGCGTGGAAATCACCGATATGCTCCCCAAGGGCGTCACCTACGTGGGCTACTGGAGCACCAACGGCGGATACGATGCCGCCACCGGCACCTGGAGCATTAATGACACGGTGACCGAAGTGGTCGATCCGCACACCGGCGACCCGGTGGAGGGCGCGGACCCGAGCGCCACCGATGATGCCTACCTGCGCTTCACTCATGAACGCGGGATCGCTCCGGGCAGTGAAGAGGTGCTGCACCTGTACGCGGTGGTTGATGAAACCGCGCGCTCCCAGCAGGTCTGCAACGAGGCCCTCACCCCGGCCAAGGATCGCCTCGATTCGAAGGGCCAGAAGTTCGCGGGCACGAAGGCGAATGCCTGCCTGACCGTGGGCGTGAACCTGGGGGACCGCATCTTTGAGGATACGAATAACAACGGCGCGGACGATCCGGGCGAGCCGGGCCTGGCGGGCGTGACCGTGAAGGTGTTCCGCCCCGGCGATACGGAACCATTTATTACGACGACGACGGACGCCAGCGGCAAGTACCTTGTGCGGGGCCTGGAACCTGGCACGTACTCGGTTGTGGTTGATCGCGCGACCCTCCCGAAGCGCGAAGGGACCTGGGAAACGACCCATGTCCGGGAAGGCTCGGGCGATAAGGAGAAGGCCAGCTCCGGGGAAATCACCCTGAGCACCGCCGATGTGCTGGATGCCGATTTCGGCTTCCACTACGTGGCGCCGGTCCCGCCCGTCCCGCCGCAGCCTCCGGTACCGCCGGAGCCTCCGGTTCCGCCGGCACCCGAGCCGACAACTCCGGAACCGACCACGCCGGCGCCGGTGCCTTCGCCGACGACCACGGCGCCCGCGCCGCAGCCGACGACGGATCGCGCGCAGCCCGATCCGGAGCCCACGCCGAGCGTGACAGCGACGGAGCCGGCCCCGCCCGCGCCGGAGCCGCAGCCCACCACGCCGGAACCCACGCCGACGACCACGGCGCCGGCACCCGGGCCGCAGCCGACGTCGCCCGAGCCGAACGCTCCGGAACCCACGGTGCCCGCGCCGAGCTCGCCGGAGCCGAGCACTCCGGAACAGACAACTCCGGCTCCGAGCACCCCGGTGCCCACGGCGAGCACCACGGCGCCCGCGCCCCAGCCCAGCGCAAGCACGGACGGGCCGGCGGCGTCGTCGACCCCGAGTGTGAACCCAACTCCGCCCGCCCAGGCTGGCTCCGGCCCGCGCCTGCCGCACACCGGTGCGGGAGTGCTGGGAGCCGCGGGAGCGGTCCTCGCGCTGCTCGCCAGCGGGGTGCTGGTGCTGCGCCGTCGCGGAGAATAG
- a CDS encoding Sir2 family NAD-dependent protein deacetylase: MITSDTTEAARELAELMAGRTTVVIAGAGVSTASGIPDYRGTGSSDAPSIDYDAFVSDPVWQRWVWQRNQETWRALSGVVANDAHTALARFEKAGLINGVATQNVDNLHQKAGSTRLAELHGNFLRVVCVECGAEFPRAEIAAQLDALNPGWPEDPDPAHVAILASADRAGAEASTFRVAPCPRCGGLLKPAVVFFGEALPRDAMEQSFAWAREADVALVVGTSLAVLTGSWVLGEALQHGAACAIINIGPTTADRYADLRVEGDVGTVLAGAADLLGA; encoded by the coding sequence ATGATCACCAGCGACACCACCGAGGCCGCTCGCGAACTAGCCGAGCTCATGGCCGGGCGCACCACCGTAGTTATCGCGGGGGCGGGCGTCTCCACGGCGTCCGGCATTCCCGATTACCGCGGCACCGGTTCCTCCGATGCCCCCTCCATTGATTACGACGCCTTCGTTTCCGACCCGGTATGGCAGCGCTGGGTGTGGCAACGTAATCAGGAAACGTGGCGCGCGCTGAGCGGCGTCGTCGCCAATGATGCCCACACGGCACTGGCGCGTTTCGAAAAAGCGGGCCTTATTAACGGCGTCGCTACTCAAAATGTCGATAATCTTCACCAGAAGGCCGGTTCCACCAGGCTCGCGGAACTGCACGGGAATTTTTTGCGGGTCGTGTGCGTGGAGTGCGGGGCGGAGTTCCCGCGCGCGGAGATTGCGGCGCAGCTCGACGCGCTCAACCCGGGCTGGCCCGAGGATCCCGATCCGGCGCACGTGGCGATTTTGGCTTCCGCGGACCGTGCCGGGGCGGAGGCCTCCACGTTCCGGGTGGCGCCGTGCCCGCGCTGCGGCGGCCTGCTCAAACCCGCGGTGGTATTTTTCGGCGAGGCGTTGCCGCGCGATGCGATGGAGCAGTCTTTCGCGTGGGCGCGCGAGGCGGATGTGGCGCTGGTGGTGGGCACGTCGCTCGCGGTGCTAACCGGTTCGTGGGTGCTGGGTGAGGCGCTCCAGCACGGCGCGGCGTGCGCAATTATTAATATCGGCCCCACTACCGCGGATCGTTACGCCGATCTGCGCGTGGAGGGGGACGTGGGGACGGTGCTCGCGGGCGCCGCGGATCTTTTAGGAGCGTGA
- the fbaA gene encoding class II fructose-bisphosphate aldolase: MSVAVATREQYDEMLNRAKANKFAYPAINVTSSQTATAALRGFAEAESDGIIQVSVGGAEYLSGSTVKDRVAGSIALVEYVRAVAKNYDVTIALHTDHCAKQNIDSWIRPLMELEAEQHKAGKQTYFNSHMWDGSAVPLDENLEIAKELLALSQKANTILEIEIGVVGGEEDGVVGEINEKLYTTAEDGLKTVEALGLGENGRYITALTFGNVHGVYKPGHVKLRPEILGEIQKEVGAKVGKESPFDLVMHGGSGSTAEEIRTAVENGVIKMNVDTDTQYAYTRPVADWMLTNYSGVLKIDGEVGNKKQYDPRSWGKAAEAGMAARVVEACERLGSTGTRMK; this comes from the coding sequence ATCTCAGTGGCTGTTGCAACCCGCGAACAGTACGACGAAATGCTCAACCGCGCCAAGGCGAATAAGTTCGCCTACCCGGCCATCAATGTCACCTCGTCCCAGACGGCCACCGCTGCCCTGCGCGGTTTCGCGGAAGCCGAATCGGACGGCATCATCCAGGTGTCCGTGGGCGGCGCCGAATACCTTTCCGGCTCCACCGTCAAGGACCGCGTGGCCGGCTCCATCGCCCTGGTGGAGTACGTGCGCGCCGTCGCCAAGAACTACGATGTGACCATCGCCCTGCACACCGATCACTGCGCCAAGCAGAACATCGATTCCTGGATCCGCCCGCTTATGGAGCTCGAAGCTGAGCAGCATAAGGCCGGCAAGCAGACCTACTTCAACTCCCACATGTGGGACGGCTCGGCCGTGCCGCTGGATGAGAACCTGGAAATCGCCAAGGAACTGCTGGCGCTCTCCCAGAAGGCCAATACCATTCTCGAAATTGAGATCGGTGTTGTGGGTGGCGAAGAAGACGGCGTCGTCGGCGAAATTAACGAGAAGCTGTACACCACCGCTGAGGACGGCCTCAAGACGGTTGAAGCGCTGGGCCTGGGCGAAAACGGCCGCTACATCACCGCGCTGACCTTCGGGAACGTGCACGGCGTGTACAAGCCCGGCCACGTCAAGCTGCGCCCCGAAATCCTCGGTGAGATCCAGAAGGAAGTCGGCGCCAAGGTTGGCAAGGAATCGCCCTTCGACCTGGTCATGCACGGCGGCTCCGGCTCCACCGCCGAAGAAATCCGCACCGCGGTGGAAAACGGCGTCATCAAGATGAACGTGGATACGGACACCCAGTACGCCTACACCCGCCCGGTGGCCGACTGGATGCTGACCAACTACTCCGGCGTTCTCAAGATCGACGGCGAAGTGGGCAATAAGAAGCAGTACGACCCGCGCTCGTGGGGCAAGGCCGCCGAAGCTGGCATGGCCGCCCGCGTTGTCGAAGCGTGCGAGCGCCTCGGCTCCACCGGCACCCGCATGAAGTAA